Part of the Paenibacillus sp. YPG26 genome, AACAACAACAGCAGCAGCAATAATCTGGTTGTAAGACAAGCTTCTGGAGCTCTTGAACAAATGAAATACGAAGTTGCTCAAGAACTGGGTATTTCTTTCCCACAAGACGGTTATGCAGGTAACCTGACTTCCTATGAGAACGGTTCAATCGGGGGTACGATTACTAAACGTCTGGTGACTCTTGCTGAACAACAACTGGCTGGACAATTCCGCCAATAGTACTCTTCTTAAGATGAGCATTCGGGCAGGGGAACCTGCCCGGGTGCTCTTTTTCACTCATGCTGCGCAAGTCTCCTAGAACTCCTTATAAATGCTTACATACTGCTCGTAGTAATGGGTAACCCGCTGAACATAATGCCGGGTCTCCCCAAAAGGAATGTCTTTGGAGGTGTCAAGATGGCCATCCCACTTTCCACTCTTCAGCCAGCTCCTCACCTTCGTCGGGCCCGCATTATAAGCTGCAATGACCGCGATCTGATTGCCGTCGAATTGTTCGTACAACGACTTCAGGTACCAGCTTCCAATCTGTATATTTTTATCCGGCTCTTTCTTCAGGCTATCAAGCGAGACATCTTCAAAATTTGCTTTGTCGATGACCCACTGCGCTGTGTCCGGCATAATTTGCATAACTCCGAGCGCCCCTTTGTGCGACTCCTGATTGGCCTTGTAATTCGTCTCTACACGGATAATAGCCGCAATCATGAATGGATCAATCTGATTCTCCTGGGCATATGCCCTGATCTCGTCTTTGTAGTGAATAGGATAGAACAGCTTTAGCCATCCACTATTGAAGAAGACAAGCAACGTGAACCCCAGGAACAATAAAAGCAAGACTCTCTTCTTACGCAGCCACTTCATAGCAAGCCTTTACGAAGCAAGTATTCATCAATCTGCCGCTCAGTATACTCGATCCCCATACTATTATCAATCACGACATCAGCCTGCTTCCGCTTCTCTTCGATATCCATTTGCGCCGCGATTCGGGCCGAGGCTTCTTCCTCCGTGAGTCCATTCCTGCTCATTAACCGGCTTAGCTGCAGAGCCCGGGGGATATAGACAACCATAATCTCCTCAAAGGAAGATCCCTGACCCGTCTCATAGAGAAGCGGAATATCCGAGACAACAAGGCGATCCGGGTATTCCTGTTCATAAGCGGCAGCCCGCTTGCGCATCTCCGCACGAATAGCAGGATGGGTAATGCCTTCTAGAACCTTTCTCTCCTCTTGGTGTGTAAAAATATGCTCTCCCAGCTTCTTCCGGTCCAATGTCCCATCAGGCAGAAGCATAGCTTGTCCGAAGTGTGCGATGACGGCTTCCAGTACGGGATGGCCGGGCATCATCACCTCTCTGGCTACGACGTCCGCATCGATCAGCAGCGCTCCCCGCTTCACAAGCATTTGCGAGACCGTACTTTTCCCGGTTGCAATTCCACCGGTCAGTCCGATATTCATTTCTTCACCTCATTATTGCTTCTTCTTATCCTTCTTGATCTCGATCAGCTGACAGCTTGGACAATAATGCGTTCCCCGTCCCCCAACAACAGACTTCTCGACAGGAGTGCCGCATACTACGCATGGCGCTGCCTTGCGCCCATATATCCGGAGCGAATGCTGGAACATGCCCATCTCTCCTTGTCCATTTACATAAGACTTGATGGATGAACCGCCTGCTTCCACCGCCTCACTCAAAGTGAGCACGATGGCCTCATACAGACGGATGAGCTCCTCCTGATTCAGATCATTACACAGTCTCTCGGGATGAATACCTGCCCGGAACAGAGCCTCATCCACATAGATATTCCCCAGCCCAACCACATATTCCTGATTCAGCAGAGCCGGCTTGATCTTGGTCTTACGGGATGCAATAACCTGCTTGAATGCTTCATAGGTAAAAGACTCATCCAAAGGCTCCAGTCCAAGCTTAAGCAGCGGCTTCAGCCCAAATTCTTCGCCAGGAGCGAACAAATGCATCGTACCGAACTGCCGAACATCCCTATAACGGAGCTCGGTCCCATCTGTGAAATGGAAGATCACATGAGTATGCTTCTCCACAGGCTCACCATGGTTATATACCCCGTACCTGCCTTCCATCCTCAGATGGGAGACAAGTACAAGCCCGTCCATAATGATGCGGAGAAATTTGCCTCTTCGTCCAACTTCCACTATAGTGTGGCCTTGAAGTTCAAGCCTGAACTGCTCTATATCATCAGGTCTCTGGATAATCCTTGGCAGAGAGACCGTAACGTCATGAATAGTCTTGCCTGTAATCAGCTGACTAAGTGTTCTTCTGACTGTTTCTACTTCCGGCAATTCCGGCATCCTCAATCACCTCGGGTATTTCCTGATTGTTAGGGTACATCCATCCTGTATCTGCGGCTGTTACTTCGCTTCATACCAGTTAAGCCCACTGCTCACTTCAGCTTTAAGCGGAACAGACAAAGACAGCGCCTTCTCCATCGTCTCCGGAACCAGCTTGGTCATGATCTCCAGCTCATCTTCCGGCACTTCGAACACAAGCTCATCGTGTACCTGCAGAAGCATGCGGCTCTTCAGCTTATGTTCTCTTAAGGTATCACTCATCAAGACCATAGCCAGCTTGATAATATCCGCCGCAGTTCCCTGAATCGGGGTATTCATCGCTGTACGCTCGGCGAATGAACGCAGGTTGAAATTCGAAGCATTAATCTCCGGCAGATACCGGCGGCGTTCCAGCAAAGTCTTAACATATCCGTCGCGCTTCGCTTCCTTGACGATATCGTCCATATACCGGCGAACCCCTTGGAATACCTCAAAATACTGGTCAATGAACTTGGCCGCTTCTTTGCGTGTAATGTTCAGATTCTGGGATAGGCCATAGTCGCTGATTCCATACACGATTCCGAAATTAACAGCTTTCGCGGAACGGCGCATATCCGAATCCACCTGATCGGCGGGCACACCGAACACATCGCTGGCCGTCTTCGTATGAATGTCCATGTCATTCACGAACGCTTCCTTCAGCCGTTCATCACCTGAGATATCCGCCAGAACACGGAGCTCGATCTGGGAATAGTCTGCCGCCAGAATATGCCATCCGGACTCGGAAGGAACGAACACCTTCCGGATCTTGCGTCCTTCTTCCATTCGGATCGGGATATTCTGCAGATTCGGGTATTGGCTGCTTAGCCGTCCCGTAGCCGCAATGGTCTGACGGTAATACGTATGGACCTTGCCCGTCTCCGGGCGGATCTCTTTGAGCAGACCTTCCACATAAGTCGACTGGAGCTTGGTTAACTGGCGGTATTCCAGGATCGACTGCACAATATCGTGATAGGGCGCGAGCTTCTCCAGCACTTCAGCATCCGTAGAGTATCCCGTCTTGGTCTTCTTGATTACCGGAAGTCCAAGCTTGTCGAATAGAATTTCACCCAGCTGCTTGGGCGAGTTAATATTGAATTCCATACCGGCCAGCTCATAGATATGCTGAGCCAGTCTGCGGATCTGGATCTCGAACTCTTTGCCAAGCTCCTGAAGGTCTTCACGGTTCACGGCGATGCCCTGCTTCTCCATGTCTGCTAGAATACGGGACAGGGGCATCTCAAGCTCATAGAACAGACGGTTCATCTCGTTCTTCTCCAGCTCCTGCTCCTGAAGCGGAATAAGCTTCTGGGCGGCTGCCGATTTATGAGCTAAATGAAGGCTCAGCACCCCGGTATCGGGCACCTTGTATTTCGCTCCCTTGCCGAACACTTCATCATCCGGAGCCAGGAAGGATAATTCATACTTGGACGCCAACCCGCTTAGCGTCTGGTTGTTCTCGGTTGGATCCAGGAGATAGGCTGCAAGCTGAATGTCAAATGCCGCTCCCTCAAAAGCGATCCCCTGCCAGTGAAGAGCCAGGTCGATCCTGTGAAGATCATAGCCCTTCTTGGGAGCCTGGGCATCCGCAAGCCACTGCCGGACAGGCTCGCCCGCCTGCTGCTTCAGCAGTTCAAAGGGAATATAGTAATGGTTCTCCTTGGATGATAGAACAAGTCCGATGATATCCGCATGATGAGGATTATCCCCGCGAGTCTCGACATGAAGCACTTCAATCTCTCCGAGCTTGGCAGCAAGCGCGTCAACCCCATCCACATCAACCACCGTGACGTCAATGGGCTCGGCCGTCTGTGCCTGACCTGAACTTCCTTCGCCCGGGTTCGGACCCGCCGCATAGGATAGGCGCTCAATCAAGGATTTGAACTCGAGCTTCCTCAGCATCGGAGCCGCCTTTTCTTCCTGAATCCCGCCGAATACCATGTCATCCCACAGATGCTCAAGCGGCACCTCGCGGAAGATCGTGGCAAGCCGCTTACTCATACGCGCATCTTCAGCGTGGTTAATGAGGTTCTCCTTCTGCTTGCCCTTTAGTTCATCCGTACGTGCAAGCACCTCTTCCACAGAGCCGAATTGATGAAGCAGCTTAAGCGCCGTCTTCTCGCCAATACCCGGTACACCGGGAATATTATCTGAAGTATCCCCCATAAGCCCTTTGAGATCCACAATCTGAGCTGGAGTGAGGCCATAGCGCTCCTGAATCTCCTGTACGCCGTAAGGCTCCACTTCGGAGACCCCTTTGCGCGTTAATGAGACCTTGACGTTGTCCGAGACGAGCTGCAGCATGTCCTTATCTCCAGTGACAACAATAACCTGGCGTCCTGATTCATCTGCCTGTCTGCTCACCGTGCCGATAATATCATCCGCTTCGTAGCCCTTAAGCTCAAACCGGGTTATTCCGAAGCTATCGAGCAGCTCCTTAAGTATAGGGAATTGTTCAGAGAGCTCTGGAGGTGTCTTCTCCCGGCCTCCTTTATATTCTTGGTAGCCTTCATGCCGGAAAGTCTCTTTCCCCGCATCGAAAGCCACCATGATATGTGTGGGCTGTTCCTCCTGAATCAAACGCAGGAGCATATTCGTGAAACCGTACACGGCATTCGTATGCATTCCACTGGAATTCGTAAGCGGAGGCATCGCGAAGAACGCCCGGTAAATAATGCTGTTGCCATCAATCAGAATCAATTTCTCCATACTGCACCTCGTTCCTTTGTACTACTGTCTAACTCTTATGATAACACAAGGGCTGTCCTATTAAGAAATTAAAAAGAGCGCCAGATTTCTCCGGCGCTTCACGAGTATAAGATTCTATTATTGATTAAGATCCGGACGCTGCCCTGTAGCGAGATATACAGCGCTCTCCCCAATGTTGGTGGCATGGTCGGCAATACGCTCGATGTAGCGGCCAACCAGAGTCAGCAGCATCGCCTGCTGCACATTGTCCGGATTTGCCGTCATAAAGGCATACAAATCACGGATGATCTGACTGTACAAATGGTCGATTTCATCGTCATCCTGAGCCATTTTGTAAGCTAGATCCGTATTCTCATCCAGGTAAGATTCCAAGGATTCCGCTACCATAATGCCCGCAAGCTCCGCCATCCGCGGAATATCAACCAGAGGCTTAATCAATTCCTGACCGCCGATTCGCAGCGTTACTTTGGCAATGTCAACCGACAGATCGCCCATACGCTCCAGATCGCTTGAGATCTTGAACGCCACAATAATCCGGCGCAGATCCTTGGCAACCGGCTGCTGGGTAACAATCAGACGGGAACCGATCTCCATAATCTGCTCTTCCATAAGATTGAGCTCGGCATCCCTCTTAATAATGACCTCCGCCTTAGCGATATTCGAGGTCTGAAGTGTGTCAATAGCCCCTTGGAGCGCCTCCTGCACGTGGTCACCCATCGCGCGGAGCAAGTTCCGCAGCTCCTCCAGGTTTTGATCAAATTCTTTTCTACGTATCATGAACTAGAATGCCTCCTTCTACTTAACCAAAACGACCGGAAATATAATCCTCTGTTCTGGAATCCTGCGGGGTTGAGAACAGCTTCTGGGTATCGTCTGCCTCAACAACTTCCCCATTAAGGAAGAACACGGTTCTCCCTGAAATCCGGGCTGCCTGATGCATGTTATGCGTAACCATGACAATGGTATACCTGTCTTTCAGCTCTTGCACCAATTCTTCTATCTTCAGCGTCGATATCGGATCGAGCGCAGATGTAGCCTCATCCATAAGCAGGATGTCAGGCTGGACAGCCAATGCCCTGGCGATGCACAGACGCTGCTGCTGTCCACCCGACAGACTTAGTGCGGAGCGCTTCAGGAAATCCTTAACTTCGTCCCAAAGCACGGCCTGTCGAAGACTTTGCTCCACGATCTCGTCAAGCTCTGACTTGCTGCGAATCCCGTGCAGACGCGGGCCGTAGGCAATATTATCATAAATTGATTTCGGGAAAGGATTCGGCTGCTGAAATACCATTCCAACCCGCTTGCGCAGGGCTTCAACGTGAACATCATCACTATAAATATCGGTTCCGCCAATCTTCACGGCGCCTTCGATCCGGGTACCAGCGATCATATCATTCATCCGGTTAAGGGTACGCAGCAAGGTGGATTTCCCGCAGCCTGACGGTCCAATAAAGGCCGTGATTGCTTTCTCCGGTATGTCCATGGATACATCCTTAAGCGCATGATAAGAATCATAGTACAAATTCAACTTGTCAATATTGATGATCGCTTCCATGTCTCTTCTCCTTCAATTAACACCTTTATGGATGGAACTAATGATGATGTGATCCATTTCTATAGTTCATTCCATACAGCTAATAAGATAAAAGAAGCCCGCAGGCTTCAGTACTCAAGCATACATGCTGTTACTTATGAACATACATGTTGATCTTACCTTTTTTGTGTAAAGGTGAATGTACACTATTGTAAACGCAGTGTAAAATATCCTGCCAACTGTGAACGATGTCACCCGCCCTAGCCGCGTATTGTCATAGGATTAGCAGCGCTCTTGAGCTCTACCAGCCGTTCAAGCTCTTTCATGACAAGCCCGGCCCTGTGAGCGGCTT contains:
- the phoU gene encoding phosphate signaling complex protein PhoU, which gives rise to MIRRKEFDQNLEELRNLLRAMGDHVQEALQGAIDTLQTSNIAKAEVIIKRDAELNLMEEQIMEIGSRLIVTQQPVAKDLRRIIVAFKISSDLERMGDLSVDIAKVTLRIGGQELIKPLVDIPRMAELAGIMVAESLESYLDENTDLAYKMAQDDDEIDHLYSQIIRDLYAFMTANPDNVQQAMLLTLVGRYIERIADHATNIGESAVYLATGQRPDLNQ
- the pstB gene encoding phosphate ABC transporter ATP-binding protein PstB: MEAIINIDKLNLYYDSYHALKDVSMDIPEKAITAFIGPSGCGKSTLLRTLNRMNDMIAGTRIEGAVKIGGTDIYSDDVHVEALRKRVGMVFQQPNPFPKSIYDNIAYGPRLHGIRSKSELDEIVEQSLRQAVLWDEVKDFLKRSALSLSGGQQQRLCIARALAVQPDILLMDEATSALDPISTLKIEELVQELKDRYTIVMVTHNMHQAARISGRTVFFLNGEVVEADDTQKLFSTPQDSRTEDYISGRFG
- the coaE gene encoding dephospho-CoA kinase (Dephospho-CoA kinase (CoaE) performs the final step in coenzyme A biosynthesis.) translates to MNIGLTGGIATGKSTVSQMLVKRGALLIDADVVAREVMMPGHPVLEAVIAHFGQAMLLPDGTLDRKKLGEHIFTHQEERKVLEGITHPAIRAEMRKRAAAYEQEYPDRLVVSDIPLLYETGQGSSFEEIMVVYIPRALQLSRLMSRNGLTEEEASARIAAQMDIEEKRKQADVVIDNSMGIEYTERQIDEYLLRKGLL
- a CDS encoding alpha/beta-type small acid-soluble spore protein, whose protein sequence is MAQNNNSSSNNLVVRQASGALEQMKYEVAQELGISFPQDGYAGNLTSYENGSIGGTITKRLVTLAEQQLAGQFRQ
- the mutM gene encoding DNA-formamidopyrimidine glycosylase, with amino-acid sequence MPELPEVETVRRTLSQLITGKTIHDVTVSLPRIIQRPDDIEQFRLELQGHTIVEVGRRGKFLRIIMDGLVLVSHLRMEGRYGVYNHGEPVEKHTHVIFHFTDGTELRYRDVRQFGTMHLFAPGEEFGLKPLLKLGLEPLDESFTYEAFKQVIASRKTKIKPALLNQEYVVGLGNIYVDEALFRAGIHPERLCNDLNQEELIRLYEAIVLTLSEAVEAGGSSIKSYVNGQGEMGMFQHSLRIYGRKAAPCVVCGTPVEKSVVGGRGTHYCPSCQLIEIKKDKKKQ
- a CDS encoding lytic transglycosylase domain-containing protein; this translates as MKWLRKKRVLLLLFLGFTLLVFFNSGWLKLFYPIHYKDEIRAYAQENQIDPFMIAAIIRVETNYKANQESHKGALGVMQIMPDTAQWVIDKANFEDVSLDSLKKEPDKNIQIGSWYLKSLYEQFDGNQIAVIAAYNAGPTKVRSWLKSGKWDGHLDTSKDIPFGETRHYVQRVTHYYEQYVSIYKEF
- the polA gene encoding DNA polymerase I, whose translation is MEKLILIDGNSIIYRAFFAMPPLTNSSGMHTNAVYGFTNMLLRLIQEEQPTHIMVAFDAGKETFRHEGYQEYKGGREKTPPELSEQFPILKELLDSFGITRFELKGYEADDIIGTVSRQADESGRQVIVVTGDKDMLQLVSDNVKVSLTRKGVSEVEPYGVQEIQERYGLTPAQIVDLKGLMGDTSDNIPGVPGIGEKTALKLLHQFGSVEEVLARTDELKGKQKENLINHAEDARMSKRLATIFREVPLEHLWDDMVFGGIQEEKAAPMLRKLEFKSLIERLSYAAGPNPGEGSSGQAQTAEPIDVTVVDVDGVDALAAKLGEIEVLHVETRGDNPHHADIIGLVLSSKENHYYIPFELLKQQAGEPVRQWLADAQAPKKGYDLHRIDLALHWQGIAFEGAAFDIQLAAYLLDPTENNQTLSGLASKYELSFLAPDDEVFGKGAKYKVPDTGVLSLHLAHKSAAAQKLIPLQEQELEKNEMNRLFYELEMPLSRILADMEKQGIAVNREDLQELGKEFEIQIRRLAQHIYELAGMEFNINSPKQLGEILFDKLGLPVIKKTKTGYSTDAEVLEKLAPYHDIVQSILEYRQLTKLQSTYVEGLLKEIRPETGKVHTYYRQTIAATGRLSSQYPNLQNIPIRMEEGRKIRKVFVPSESGWHILAADYSQIELRVLADISGDERLKEAFVNDMDIHTKTASDVFGVPADQVDSDMRRSAKAVNFGIVYGISDYGLSQNLNITRKEAAKFIDQYFEVFQGVRRYMDDIVKEAKRDGYVKTLLERRRYLPEINASNFNLRSFAERTAMNTPIQGTAADIIKLAMVLMSDTLREHKLKSRMLLQVHDELVFEVPEDELEIMTKLVPETMEKALSLSVPLKAEVSSGLNWYEAK